Proteins encoded by one window of Betaproteobacteria bacterium:
- a CDS encoding AAA family ATPase, giving the protein MAGRPVPLPPRAFDVLCELARNAGRLVAKDRLLDAVWGHQHVSESVLKTTVSELRAALDDDPRVPRFIETVARRGYRFIAAVSPMAASPSSVAQPLRPSPPGRSASAQFEVPHVAHGGIVGRRASLDRLHDRWREAREGRRQICWVAGEPGIGKTTLIERFVADVPDARRAHGQCVEQHGAGEPYLPVLEALGSLCADDPALPGLMRSVAPTWLLQLPWHVSEPDREALQRELAGVNQERMLRELGELLDRYTRERPLLLVTEDLHWSDHATVHLLNHVARRRGPARLMWLASFRLAEVIAEEHPLKAVRHELRLHNLCDEIVLDPFSEFEVGEYLQGRRPGHPVSETLVRALHARTDGLPLFVSSVADELAEGAAGAVEREGDQAAAVLDALQVPENLAAVIERQIATLPEAERSLLEAASVCGVEFDPSIVAEALGLDPLQAEAICERLGRHQRWLVPGTLARTAAGALESRFGFRHALHRHVLYQRLTAIGRARLHRAVAEALARARSRGSNVTASELAAHFEQGHEAPAAAGHYAEAAELALRRFAPAEAMILTGRALALLPALAGRPERDALEIALSALRGSAAAQVVGVSSLETRDAFQRGRELLARAPGHPLRGLVLHGLGLSFLVRGEYDDARQLCEATYAAAGSGDPASALSACSVMGQVHSLQGRQPEAIEWLERGLAVCESLGDAQLSAAFVVDPAVTLHTVAAMPLLHMGHVDKARMRRRHAQQRAQALGEPMARMIVCWFGSLFGVRIGDAPGVAAFAREMRTVSDEAAIAQGWAPSRWFGGWAQARQGDPHAGHAAIREAFDHNVRMGMLSGGSEVLGYAAEALVLAGEWERAWQTLDEAFDLAERIGERVYQTQLWLLRARCADGLGDGGRALDLAEKAIAEARGQRAAWLELTALAGRCALKSAREPDFQALAAARDRMTEGRDTPLFAHLDSLLKDRL; this is encoded by the coding sequence ATGGCCGGCCGGCCTGTGCCGCTGCCGCCACGCGCCTTCGACGTTCTGTGCGAACTGGCCCGCAACGCTGGCCGCCTCGTCGCCAAGGACCGGCTGCTGGATGCGGTCTGGGGCCATCAGCACGTGAGCGAATCCGTGCTGAAGACCACGGTCAGCGAGCTGCGTGCCGCGCTGGACGACGATCCGCGCGTACCGCGATTCATCGAGACCGTCGCCCGCCGCGGCTACCGGTTTATCGCGGCCGTCTCGCCGATGGCTGCTTCTCCCTCTTCTGTCGCGCAGCCTCTTCGGCCGTCCCCCCCCGGGCGTTCCGCTTCGGCGCAGTTCGAGGTGCCCCATGTCGCTCACGGCGGCATCGTGGGCCGGCGAGCGAGTCTCGACCGCCTGCACGACCGCTGGCGCGAGGCCCGCGAGGGCCGGCGGCAGATCTGCTGGGTGGCCGGCGAGCCGGGCATCGGCAAGACGACCCTCATCGAGCGTTTTGTCGCCGACGTGCCCGACGCCCGCCGGGCGCACGGGCAGTGCGTGGAACAGCATGGCGCGGGCGAGCCATATCTGCCGGTGCTCGAAGCGCTGGGTTCCCTGTGCGCCGACGACCCCGCGCTGCCGGGTCTCATGCGCAGCGTCGCCCCCACCTGGCTGCTGCAGCTTCCCTGGCACGTGAGCGAACCGGATCGGGAGGCGCTGCAACGGGAGCTGGCCGGCGTGAACCAGGAACGCATGCTGCGGGAGCTGGGCGAGCTGCTGGACCGTTACACGCGAGAGCGCCCGCTGCTGCTCGTGACAGAAGACCTGCACTGGAGCGACCACGCCACCGTGCACCTGCTCAACCACGTGGCGCGCAGGCGCGGACCGGCGCGCCTCATGTGGCTCGCGAGCTTCCGTCTCGCGGAGGTGATCGCCGAGGAGCATCCGCTCAAGGCCGTCCGGCACGAGCTGCGTCTGCACAACCTGTGCGACGAGATCGTGCTGGACCCGTTCTCGGAGTTCGAGGTGGGCGAGTATCTGCAAGGCCGCCGACCTGGCCACCCCGTGTCCGAAACGCTCGTCCGCGCGCTGCACGCGCGCACCGACGGACTGCCGCTCTTCGTGAGCAGCGTGGCCGACGAACTCGCGGAGGGCGCCGCGGGTGCGGTGGAGCGCGAGGGCGATCAGGCGGCGGCGGTGCTCGATGCGTTGCAGGTGCCCGAGAACCTCGCGGCTGTGATCGAGCGGCAGATCGCCACGCTGCCCGAAGCGGAGCGTTCGCTGCTGGAGGCCGCGAGTGTGTGCGGCGTGGAGTTCGACCCGTCGATCGTGGCCGAGGCGCTGGGACTCGATCCGTTGCAGGCGGAAGCGATCTGCGAGCGGTTGGGGCGCCATCAGCGCTGGCTCGTGCCGGGCACTCTCGCGCGCACTGCGGCGGGCGCGCTCGAAAGCCGGTTCGGTTTCAGGCACGCGCTCCACCGCCACGTGCTGTATCAGCGGCTCACGGCCATCGGCCGGGCACGCCTGCACCGTGCCGTGGCGGAAGCCCTGGCACGGGCGAGATCCCGCGGCAGCAATGTCACGGCCTCCGAACTCGCGGCGCATTTCGAACAGGGGCACGAAGCGCCTGCCGCGGCGGGGCACTACGCAGAGGCGGCCGAACTTGCGCTGCGCCGTTTCGCGCCCGCCGAGGCGATGATCCTGACGGGGAGGGCGTTGGCCTTGCTGCCTGCATTGGCCGGCAGACCGGAACGCGATGCGCTGGAGATCGCGCTGAGCGCGCTGCGCGGATCGGCCGCCGCCCAGGTCGTGGGGGTGAGCTCGCTGGAAACGCGGGACGCCTTCCAGCGCGGGCGCGAACTGCTCGCCCGTGCGCCGGGCCATCCGCTCCGGGGTCTCGTGCTGCACGGGCTGGGGCTTTCTTTCCTGGTGCGCGGCGAGTACGACGACGCCCGGCAACTGTGCGAAGCCACCTACGCGGCTGCCGGTTCCGGCGATCCCGCCTCCGCACTTTCCGCCTGCAGCGTGATGGGGCAGGTCCACTCCCTGCAGGGCCGCCAGCCCGAGGCGATCGAATGGCTCGAGCGGGGCCTCGCCGTGTGCGAATCCCTCGGGGACGCCCAGTTGAGCGCCGCGTTCGTCGTCGACCCTGCGGTCACCTTGCACACCGTGGCCGCGATGCCGCTGCTTCACATGGGGCACGTGGACAAGGCGCGCATGCGTCGCCGCCACGCGCAGCAGCGCGCGCAGGCACTGGGCGAACCCATGGCCCGCATGATCGTCTGCTGGTTCGGATCGCTGTTCGGCGTGCGCATCGGTGATGCGCCGGGGGTCGCAGCCTTCGCCCGCGAAATGCGCACGGTGAGCGACGAGGCGGCCATCGCGCAAGGCTGGGCCCCGAGCCGCTGGTTCGGCGGCTGGGCGCAGGCCAGGCAGGGCGATCCGCACGCCGGCCATGCCGCCATCCGCGAGGCCTTCGATCACAACGTCCGCATGGGCATGCTCTCGGGCGGGTCGGAAGTGCTGGGCTACGCGGCCGAGGCGCTGGTGCTCGCGGGCGAGTGGGAACGCGCCTGGCAGACCCTGGACGAAGCGTTCGATCTCGCGGAGCGCATCGGCGAGCGTGTCTACCAGACCCAGCTCTGGCTGCTTCGTGCCCGCTGCGCGGACGGCCTGGGCGACGGCGGACGGGCCCTGGACCTCGCGGAGAAGGCCATCGCGGAGGCCCGCGGCCAGCGGGCCGCCTGGCTGGAACTCACGGCGCTCGCCGGCCGCTGCGCCCTGAAAAGCGCCCGTGAGCCGGATTTCCAGGCCCTCGCGGCCGCCCGTGACCGCATGACCGAAGGCCGCGACACCCCGCTCTTCGCCCACCTCGACTCCCTCCTGAAAGACCGCCTCTGA
- the panB gene encoding 3-methyl-2-oxobutanoate hydroxymethyltransferase, with protein sequence MRISIPQLHKLRQEGEKITMLSCYDASFAGLCDAAGVEMFLVGDSLGMVVQGHDSTLPVTIDDMVYHTRCVVRGSQRALVVGDLSFGSYQQSPQQAFESAARLMAAGAGMVKLEGGLVMAETVNFLVQRGIPVMGHLGLTPQSVHTLGGYRVQGKTDEAAQRLRNEAKALQDAGAAALVLECVPSPLGKAVTEELSIPTIGIGGGPDCSGQILILHDMLDIYPGKKAKFVKNFMKGAGSVQEAVQNFVKEVKSGAFPTPEYCFA encoded by the coding sequence ATGAGAATCAGCATTCCCCAACTCCACAAACTGCGCCAGGAAGGCGAGAAGATCACCATGCTGTCCTGTTACGACGCGAGCTTCGCGGGTCTCTGCGACGCGGCCGGCGTCGAGATGTTCCTCGTGGGCGATTCGCTGGGGATGGTGGTGCAAGGGCACGATTCCACGCTGCCTGTGACCATCGACGACATGGTCTACCACACCCGCTGCGTCGTGCGCGGCAGCCAGCGCGCGCTTGTGGTCGGCGACTTGTCCTTCGGCAGCTACCAGCAGAGCCCGCAGCAGGCGTTCGAGAGCGCCGCGCGGCTCATGGCCGCCGGTGCGGGCATGGTCAAGCTCGAAGGCGGCCTGGTGATGGCCGAGACCGTCAACTTCCTCGTCCAGCGCGGCATTCCCGTGATGGGCCACCTGGGCCTCACCCCGCAGTCGGTCCACACCCTCGGCGGCTACCGTGTCCAGGGCAAGACGGACGAAGCGGCGCAACGGCTGCGCAACGAAGCCAAGGCGCTGCAGGACGCCGGCGCCGCGGCGCTGGTGCTGGAATGCGTGCCTTCGCCGCTGGGCAAGGCGGTCACGGAAGAACTTTCCATCCCCACCATCGGCATCGGCGGTGGTCCCGACTGCTCCGGCCAGATCCTCATCCTGCACGACATGCTGGACATCTATCCGGGCAAGAAGGCCAAGTTCGTGAAGAACTTCATGAAGGGCGCGGGCTCGGTGCAGGAAGCCGTGCAGAACTTCGTCAAGGAAGTGAAGAGCGGCGCGTTCCCCACGCCGGAATACTGCTTCGCCTGA
- a CDS encoding GGDEF domain-containing protein, whose protein sequence is MDEVDRVILPQLLAPSRTPEDTEALLEDLRGRIEFVRYLLSDLFERLVAADHGRDATTGLQNRRHLSAVLSRELEQHASSGSRFSLLLVKIDNLDLAAGTEEARTLFLRQIAALIVDFVRAGDHAFRFADDQFLVLAVETDRERANEMAHDLRSRIWAHSFAAKGSRPVRITASVGVVTYDGHPDYQHIVKRAEHAIARALRGGGNQVAEVP, encoded by the coding sequence GTGGACGAAGTCGATCGCGTGATCCTGCCGCAACTCCTCGCCCCATCCCGCACACCGGAAGACACGGAGGCGCTGCTGGAAGACCTGCGCGGCCGGATCGAATTCGTGCGTTATCTGCTGTCGGACCTGTTCGAGCGTCTGGTCGCGGCCGACCATGGCCGGGACGCGACCACGGGTCTGCAGAACCGGCGGCACCTGTCGGCCGTGCTGTCCCGGGAACTGGAACAGCATGCATCCTCGGGCTCCCGCTTCAGTCTCCTCCTCGTCAAGATCGACAATCTCGATCTCGCGGCGGGCACCGAGGAGGCTCGAACGCTGTTTCTGCGGCAGATCGCGGCCCTGATCGTGGACTTCGTTCGCGCGGGGGACCACGCCTTCCGCTTTGCCGACGACCAGTTCCTGGTGCTGGCCGTGGAGACGGACCGCGAGCGCGCCAACGAGATGGCTCACGACCTCCGGTCGCGGATCTGGGCGCATTCCTTCGCCGCCAAGGGATCCCGGCCGGTGCGGATCACGGCCAGCGTCGGCGTCGTGACCTACGACGGGCACCCGGACTACCAGCACATCGTGAAGCGGGCCGAGCACGCCATCGCGCGGGCGCTGCGCGGGGGCGGCAACCAGGTGGCCGAGGTGCCGTGA